In a genomic window of Accipiter gentilis chromosome 23, bAccGen1.1, whole genome shotgun sequence:
- the ARL8B gene encoding ADP-ribosylation factor-like protein 8B isoform X2, which yields MLALLSRLLDWFRSLFWKEEMELTLVGLQYSGKTTFVNVIASGQFSEDMIPTVGFNMRKVTKGNVTIKIWDIGGQPRFRSMWERYCRGVNAIVYMVDAADREKIEASRNELHNLLDKPQLQGIPVLVLGNKRDLPNALDEKQLIEKMNLAAIQDREICCYSISCKEKDNIDITLQWLIQHSKSRRS from the exons atgctGGCGCTGCTCTCCCGGCTGCTGGACTGGTTCCGCTCGCTCTTCTGGAAGGAGGAGATGGAGCTCACCCTGGTGGGGCTGCAATACTCGGGCAAGACCACCTTCGTCAACGTCATCGCG tcagGTCAATTCAGTGAAGATATGATTCCTACTGTGGGCTTCAACATGAGAAAAGTTACGAAGGGTAATGTCACAATAAAG ATTTGGGATATAGGAGGGCAACCACGATTCCGAAGCATGTGGGAACGATATTGCAGAGGAGTTAATGCTATTGT CTACATGGTAGATGCTGCAGATCGTGAAAAAATAGAAGCCTCTCGAAATGAGCTGCACAATCTTCTAGATAAGCCACAGTTACAAGGAATCCCT GTTCTAGTACTTGGAAATAAGAGAGACCTTCCTAATGCTTTGGATGAGAAACAGCTAATTGAAAAGAT GAACCTTGCTGCTATTCAGGACAGAGAAATCTGCTGCTACTCAATTTCTTGCAAAGAGAAAGATAATATAG aTATCACGCTTCAGTGGCTTATTCAGCATTCAAAATCTAGAAGAAGCTGA
- the ARL8B gene encoding ADP-ribosylation factor-like protein 8B isoform X1 gives MLALLSRLLDWFRSLFWKEEMELTLVGLQYSGKTTFVNVIAVSGEGRAGPGSGQFSEDMIPTVGFNMRKVTKGNVTIKIWDIGGQPRFRSMWERYCRGVNAIVYMVDAADREKIEASRNELHNLLDKPQLQGIPVLVLGNKRDLPNALDEKQLIEKMNLAAIQDREICCYSISCKEKDNIDITLQWLIQHSKSRRS, from the exons atgctGGCGCTGCTCTCCCGGCTGCTGGACTGGTTCCGCTCGCTCTTCTGGAAGGAGGAGATGGAGCTCACCCTGGTGGGGCTGCAATACTCGGGCAAGACCACCTTCGTCAACGTCATCGCGGTGAGCGGAgagggccgcgccgggccgggg tcagGTCAATTCAGTGAAGATATGATTCCTACTGTGGGCTTCAACATGAGAAAAGTTACGAAGGGTAATGTCACAATAAAG ATTTGGGATATAGGAGGGCAACCACGATTCCGAAGCATGTGGGAACGATATTGCAGAGGAGTTAATGCTATTGT CTACATGGTAGATGCTGCAGATCGTGAAAAAATAGAAGCCTCTCGAAATGAGCTGCACAATCTTCTAGATAAGCCACAGTTACAAGGAATCCCT GTTCTAGTACTTGGAAATAAGAGAGACCTTCCTAATGCTTTGGATGAGAAACAGCTAATTGAAAAGAT GAACCTTGCTGCTATTCAGGACAGAGAAATCTGCTGCTACTCAATTTCTTGCAAAGAGAAAGATAATATAG aTATCACGCTTCAGTGGCTTATTCAGCATTCAAAATCTAGAAGAAGCTGA